GTAACGCGGTGATACAGTTCTCACTGAGGTCGTGGATATTGCCGCGCTTGTTGACCCCCAAACGGTCACATAACTCCTGCAGCAGCACCTTGGTGGTATAGCCAGGGTCAGCCTCAATTAAAATCACGTCGTTATAGCTGCTGGCGTATTGACGCAATACCATGCTCTTGCCCAACCCTGCGTTGCCATAAATTACACCGATATCGGCATCCAGATGGGTGTTTCTCAGCAAGGTCAGGCATTTACTGGATAATTGCGTTTTAACAAAACACGCTTTGACCTCACGGTTTTTCTCTTTATCTCCCTCACGGGTAATAAAGTTATTAATCGCCGCTTCAACGTTATCTATATTGCCGTTATAAACGCCTTTCAAATATTGCGAGATAACAGCAGGACTCAAGCCAGTTTTCGCTGCAACCTTGCTTTGGGTGTAACACTTCCTCGCCATCAGGCGATTTAAATTATCAATCACAGTCATTTTTAAGCCTTAACGGTAATTACCGTACTTTTTTAAATCATCTTCATATTCGGATTCGAATAAATAGGGTCTACTGCTTATGCGATCCGGTTTTGACTCCATCGGAATGAATTTGCTGAAATCAGTGTCGGCTTTATGCTCCAGCGCGGGACGCAACTCGTCTTCCGCATCCTGAATTTTGGTCTCTGCCAGTTTAATTTTACGCTTCGCGCGCTCTTCCAGGGCTTTCTGGACTCTGGCCACCGGCACTGGCGATGCGGTATTACCATTCCAGATGGCGGTACAAACATAGGTGCCATCCATTTGGCGAACAATGACTTCAGTCGGATCATGGATATCAAAGGCCACCCGGACTTCCTGCCGGTCAACAGTAATCAGTTCTTTCGAAAAATACTGGTTATTCTCCAAGGCTATCCAGCCACGCTGCGCAACACGTTTAACTTCCGGCATAAACATTTCGCGCAATTCACCGTCCGTCATGTATTCGATGTCGTCACCTTCCTGCTCCAGTACCCACTGGCGGTAAGCTGCTGGCGACATCCATTTCCCATTAACCTTGGGTAATTCGCTATGCCCGTGGTGATTGTTGTAGTCGTCTATTTCCTCCTGTACGGCGTCAATCAATTGCCGCCAGGTGGGCAGGATCTTCAACGTTTTCTTGTTCTGCGCGGTCAGTTCGCGCCCATCCCGCAAGGCGTTTGACAGACTGAGTATCTGTTGCCCCCGAATACGGACAGCGTTAGGGTCGGCTCCGATGCCGTTGTAGGTCAGGAACCGCTTGGCCAGTCGGTCAGGCATTACACCGTTCAACCGTTCAATGATGCCGCGCGCCTGCGGATTACCGGGAATACCGGTCATGTGCTCGATGTGCAAGCGCGGAAAAATACCGGTAATGTCCGCATCCAGCATCTTGTTGGTTTCCCCGCCGCCGTTATCGGAATACACGAACAGTGGCTTGCCGTAATGTTTCATGCCATGCCGGTAGGCATCGGCCACCGCAATGGCATTCTCCGCCAGGGAAACGCTCCAGCCAACGATATAGCGTGTACGGCCGTCAATAACCAGCGTCAGCTCCGGCGTGAAAGGTCTGCCATGGATAGGATGCGCCACTTTTAGATTCAGCGACTTGCCATCCGAAATCCAGCACCCGTTCACCGGCATTTGTGACCAGTCACGCTGCTGATAAACTTCAAAGGCTTTTGCCGCTGACCCCGACACGCGTCCGCGCATACGCTCCCGCAATGGCAGCTTATCCACCAAACGTATTACCGCGTCATACGATGGCAGGGCCATCAGCATGGCGGGTTGGTCGCTGTACGTCTCGTACCAGTCGCGCTTGAACGAGCGGTATGCCTCTTTGACGCTGGGGCCGTTCTGGTTGCTGTAGTGTGGCCAGAACATGCCGAAGAACCAGACCACGTCTTCCGGGCGTTTGCGTTTGGGCTGACCGGGTGCCAATAACGCCAACCGCTCCAGGCCTGGCTTGGTAGTCAAATAGAGGGTCAGTCACGCCTGCAGGCAGCTCTTGCTGACGCCAATACGACTCGAGCCTTTGCGGGCGTTGGCCAACCCAGCCGCTACCATGACCCGCGCGGGCAGCGTTCCCTGGCGAGAACCGTCGGCGATGAATGTTACCGCCGCAATTCGGGACATACCGGCAGCGCGCAGTTTCTCCACCTCCTGAGCCAGCAGGGCGCGCGCATCGGCCACTTTTTTCTGGTCGTCGGTCAGTGTGGCGACCTCGCGCTCCACCAGTGCCGGGCACTGACGCATGATCTCCAGTTCTTCACGCGGTTTAACCAAGGAATTGCGCTTGATCGGCAGGCCGTCAGACTTGCAGCCTGACTGCTCAAGCACCGATTTAAAGTGGCGCTGGCGAACGGCCTCTCTGGCCTGAGCTGGTAAACAGTCAATGTGATATTCGAATGCTTTGCTACCTGCGCGTTTACGTACCATCTCAGGCAATCCGCCCGAATAACGGCTTAGCGCTTCACGAATTCCCTTTGTTGTCGTGGGAAGACCTGGCAAACCCAATAATTCTTTCGCGACTACATACATATCAGGACGCCTTACGCATGTAGCTTTCTGTTCTATAACGGCTGGGCCAAATAACTTCTGGCGCAATTCCCAGGGCGTCAGCAACCACTTGTTGGTAAGGCTTGCAGGGGGTGCGGAGGACACTTTTAAGTGAATCCCTGCTGTAACCAGCGTTTAAAGAGAGCGTACGGAAAGACAGGCCACGCTTGTGGATCTCTGCCTTGATGATTTCAGGGTGCCAATCAGCACGCTGATCTTCTTTTTGACTCGTCATTCATCTATCCTAAAAAGTTACCCGCCCGGGTAATCGCGCGGTTATCTCTACGGATAAATAATAATACTCAAAAGAAACATTTTCAAGGTTCTTTTGAGTAAAAATAAAAATTAAAGTTTTCTGTTCTAAATACATGATTTAATGGTGATTATATGG
The sequence above is drawn from the Serratia symbiotica genome and encodes:
- a CDS encoding AAA family ATPase; the encoded protein is MTVIDNLNRLMARKCYTQSKVAAKTGLSPAVISQYLKGVYNGNIDNVEAAINNFITREGDKEKNREVKACFVKTQLSSKCLTLLRNTHLDADIGVIYGNAGLGKSMVLRQYASSYNDVILIEADPGYTTKVLLQELCDRLGVNKRGNIHDLSENCITALHDTGWLVLIDEAELLPYRALEAMRRIHDRAGAGVVLAGMPRLLLNLKGRRGEYAQLYSRVGMAIDLDREKAKHDRTDFDRILVSLLPTNDDESNIKMLPELADAFYKASKGNYRRLFKLARGVVRASGIGDQGISVALVEEYSSMLIN
- a CDS encoding Mu transposase C-terminal domain-containing protein; the protein is MTTKPGLERLALLAPGQPKRKRPEDVVWFFGMFWPHYSNQNGPSVKEAYRSFKRDWYETYSDQPAMLMALPSYDAVIRLVDKLPLRERMRGRVSGSAAKAFEVYQQRDWSQMPVNGCWISDGKSLNLKVAHPIHGRPFTPELTLVIDGRTRYIVGWSVSLAENAIAVADAYRHGMKHYGKPLFVYSDNGGGETNKMLDADITGIFPRLHIEHMTGIPGNPQARGIIERLNGVMPDRLAKRFLTYNGIGADPNAVRIRGQQILSLSNALRDGRELTAQNKKTLKILPTWRQLIDAVQEEIDDYNNHHGHSELPKVNGKWMSPAAYRQWVLEQEGDDIEYMTDGELREMFMPEVKRVAQRGWIALENNQYFSKELITVDRQEVRVAFDIHDPTEVIVRQMDGTYVCTAIWNGNTASPVPVARVQKALEERAKRKIKLAETKIQDAEDELRPALEHKADTDFSKFIPMESKPDRISSRPYLFESEYEDDLKKYGNYR
- a CDS encoding DNA-binding protein, which gives rise to MYVVAKELLGLPGLPTTTKGIREALSRYSGGLPEMVRKRAGSKAFEYHIDCLPAQAREAVRQRHFKSVLEQSGCKSDGLPIKRNSLVKPREELEIMRQCPALVEREVATLTDDQKKVADARALLAQEVEKLRAAGMSRIAAVTFIADGSRQGTLPARVMVAAGLANARKGSSRIGVSKSCLQA
- a CDS encoding helix-turn-helix domain-containing protein; this encodes MTSQKEDQRADWHPEIIKAEIHKRGLSFRTLSLNAGYSRDSLKSVLRTPCKPYQQVVADALGIAPEVIWPSRYRTESYMRKAS